One stretch of Oceanimonas pelagia DNA includes these proteins:
- a CDS encoding outer membrane protein transport protein, with translation MSKKTLTLSVLTASIALATGQVQSAAFQLAEQSTSGLGRAYAGEGAAADNAAVLGRNPAAMTLFDRPALSAGAVYVNPEIDVEGKPTQQQAAGASQAGLPTQSSDIADDALVPFFYYVQPINGQWAAGIGAFTNYGLSTSYQDNHYAGPVAGKTALTTLNLNPSLAYRVNDHLSLGAGFNAVYADAELIRHKGIASLQPLPAGFGGNATDELVRLAGDDWGYGWNIGLLLEADSDNRWALSYRSEIDLTLEGQYSSALPNGVPWGPNNPAGTGGNAIPGKLDLTLPAIAELSGFHQVNSQWALHYGLMWTEWSSFEELRALGSDGNTLFQKDEKFRNSWRVSAGVTHFMNDQWTLRGGLAYDQSPVPAATRSISIPDVDRTWYTLGAGYALNARLSLDAALAFLKGGQVEVNEMPYRFTSGGDAWLMGLQLNYRF, from the coding sequence ATGAGCAAAAAGACGTTGACACTGTCGGTGCTGACCGCCTCGATCGCCCTGGCCACCGGCCAGGTTCAGTCGGCGGCATTTCAGCTGGCGGAGCAGAGCACCAGCGGCCTGGGCCGGGCCTATGCCGGCGAGGGGGCCGCCGCCGACAACGCCGCCGTGCTGGGCCGCAACCCGGCCGCCATGACCCTGTTTGACCGTCCGGCGCTGTCGGCAGGCGCCGTGTATGTGAATCCGGAAATTGATGTGGAAGGCAAACCCACACAGCAACAGGCCGCGGGTGCCAGTCAGGCAGGCCTGCCTACCCAGTCCAGCGATATTGCCGACGATGCGCTCGTGCCCTTTTTCTATTATGTGCAGCCCATTAATGGGCAATGGGCCGCCGGCATTGGTGCCTTTACCAACTACGGCCTGTCCACCAGCTATCAGGACAATCACTATGCCGGCCCGGTGGCGGGCAAAACCGCCCTGACCACCCTTAACCTGAATCCCAGCCTGGCTTATCGGGTGAATGATCATCTGTCGCTGGGCGCCGGTTTTAATGCGGTTTATGCGGATGCGGAGCTGATAAGACATAAAGGGATTGCCAGCCTGCAACCACTGCCCGCTGGCTTTGGTGGTAATGCCACCGATGAGCTGGTTCGACTTGCCGGCGACGACTGGGGCTATGGCTGGAATATCGGTTTGCTGCTGGAAGCGGATAGCGATAACCGCTGGGCACTGAGCTACCGCTCGGAAATTGACTTAACGCTGGAAGGCCAATACAGCAGTGCTCTGCCCAACGGGGTACCCTGGGGCCCAAATAATCCGGCCGGTACCGGGGGGAATGCCATTCCCGGCAAGCTGGATTTAACCCTGCCCGCCATTGCGGAATTATCGGGTTTCCATCAGGTTAATTCCCAATGGGCCCTGCATTACGGCCTGATGTGGACCGAATGGAGCAGTTTTGAAGAGCTGCGCGCACTGGGCAGCGACGGCAATACCTTGTTTCAGAAGGATGAAAAATTCAGAAACAGCTGGCGCGTCAGCGCCGGGGTCACCCATTTCATGAACGATCAATGGACCCTGCGCGGCGGCCTGGCCTACGATCAATCGCCGGTGCCGGCAGCCACCCGCAGCATTTCCATTCCGGATGTGGACCGCACCTGGTATACCCTGGGCGCCGGCTATGCACTCAATGCACGCCTGAGTCTGGATGCCGCCCTGGCTTTTCTGAAAGGCGGCCAGGTAGAGGTAAATGAAATGCCTTACCGGTTTACCTCCGGTGGTGATGCCTGGCTGATGGGCCTGCAGCTGAATTATCGGTTCTGA
- the fadJ gene encoding fatty acid oxidation complex subunit alpha FadJ: MSEHIFSLRLDDGIGIITLDVPGERMNTLRESFAGELRALLAEIRQDPAITGLVLRSGKPGSFIAGADVRMLDDCQTIEQAMALSRAGQALCNELEALDIPLIAAIHGPCLGGGLELALACHGRVCSDDDITRLGLPEVQLGLIPGSGGTQRLPHQVGLVRALDMMLTGKQLRPKQALKAGLVNDCVPESILLNTAMTMAKQGKPARSGARNFKSLMLEGNPLGRKLVFDRALSTLRRKSRGNYPAPEKLLEVVRTGCEQGKQAGLEAEAAAFGELVMTPESAALRHLFFATTALKKETRYQGAEPDPLNRVGVLGGGLMGGGIACVTATRAGLPVRIKDINHKGINQAMATAHRLLSDKVKKGQLSRAEMHQQLARLTGTLDYRGFERADVVVEAVFEDLEVKRRMVKEVQTHCPAHTVFASNTSSLPIHHIAEGAKRPERVLGLHYFSPVEKMPLAEIIPHAGTSPEAVATALKLARAQGKTPIVVKDSAGFYVNRILAPYINEAVRLLLEGEPIEAIDRALVDYGFPVGPITLLDEVGIDVAAKIAPVLERELGDRFRAPAAFGRLLDDNRLGKKNGRGFYAFNKKGKPADPDLYRLLGVVPRARLPAQDMAERCVLLMLNEAALALEEGVVASSRDGDIGAVFGIGFPPFAGGPFHYMHQQGLETVIAKMEEYSRKYGERFTPCESLRQMAERGESYY; encoded by the coding sequence ATGAGCGAACACATCTTTAGCCTGCGCCTGGACGACGGCATTGGCATTATCACCCTGGACGTGCCCGGCGAGCGCATGAATACCCTGCGTGAATCCTTTGCCGGTGAGTTGCGCGCATTGCTGGCCGAGATCCGCCAGGATCCCGCCATCACCGGGCTGGTGCTGCGCTCCGGCAAGCCCGGCTCCTTTATTGCCGGCGCCGACGTGCGCATGCTGGATGACTGCCAAACCATCGAGCAGGCCATGGCGCTGTCCCGGGCCGGGCAGGCATTGTGCAACGAACTGGAAGCGCTGGACATTCCCCTGATCGCCGCCATTCACGGCCCCTGCCTGGGCGGCGGGCTGGAGCTGGCGCTGGCCTGCCATGGCCGGGTATGCAGCGACGACGACATTACCCGCCTGGGCCTGCCCGAGGTGCAACTGGGGCTGATTCCCGGCTCCGGCGGCACTCAGCGTCTGCCTCATCAGGTGGGGCTGGTGCGGGCGCTGGACATGATGCTCACCGGCAAACAACTGCGCCCCAAACAGGCGCTGAAGGCCGGGCTGGTGAATGACTGTGTGCCCGAGAGCATTCTGCTGAACACCGCCATGACCATGGCGAAGCAGGGCAAACCGGCCCGCTCCGGCGCGAGGAATTTTAAATCCCTTATGCTGGAGGGCAACCCGCTGGGGCGCAAGCTGGTGTTTGACCGGGCGCTCAGTACCCTTCGCCGCAAGAGCCGGGGCAATTACCCGGCACCGGAAAAACTGCTGGAGGTGGTGCGCACCGGTTGCGAGCAGGGGAAACAGGCCGGGCTGGAAGCCGAGGCCGCCGCCTTTGGCGAGCTGGTGATGACCCCCGAGTCGGCGGCCCTGCGCCATCTGTTTTTTGCCACCACCGCCCTGAAAAAGGAAACCCGCTATCAGGGCGCCGAACCTGACCCGTTAAACCGGGTGGGTGTGCTGGGCGGCGGCCTGATGGGTGGTGGCATAGCCTGTGTGACCGCCACCAGGGCCGGGCTGCCGGTGCGCATCAAGGACATTAACCACAAGGGCATTAACCAGGCCATGGCCACGGCCCACCGCCTGCTCAGCGACAAGGTGAAGAAAGGGCAGCTGAGCCGGGCCGAGATGCACCAGCAGCTGGCCCGGCTTACCGGCACCCTGGACTATCGCGGCTTTGAGCGGGCCGATGTGGTGGTGGAGGCGGTGTTTGAGGATCTGGAAGTAAAGCGCCGAATGGTAAAAGAGGTGCAAACCCATTGCCCCGCGCACACGGTGTTTGCCAGCAATACCTCGTCGCTGCCCATTCATCACATTGCCGAAGGCGCCAAGCGTCCGGAGCGGGTGCTGGGGCTGCACTATTTCAGCCCGGTGGAGAAAATGCCCCTGGCCGAGATCATTCCCCACGCCGGTACCAGCCCGGAAGCCGTGGCCACGGCGCTGAAGCTGGCCCGGGCCCAGGGGAAAACGCCGATAGTGGTCAAGGACAGCGCCGGCTTTTATGTGAACCGCATTTTGGCGCCCTATATCAACGAGGCGGTCCGGCTGCTGCTGGAAGGCGAACCCATTGAGGCCATCGACCGGGCGCTGGTGGACTACGGCTTTCCGGTGGGGCCCATTACCCTGCTGGATGAAGTGGGCATCGACGTGGCCGCTAAAATCGCGCCCGTGCTTGAACGCGAGCTGGGCGATCGCTTCAGGGCGCCGGCGGCGTTCGGCAGGCTGCTGGACGACAACCGCCTGGGCAAGAAAAACGGCCGGGGCTTTTACGCCTTCAACAAAAAGGGCAAGCCCGCCGATCCCGACCTGTACCGGCTGCTGGGCGTGGTGCCCAGGGCCCGGTTGCCGGCGCAGGACATGGCCGAACGCTGCGTGCTGTTGATGCTGAACGAGGCGGCGCTGGCGCTGGAGGAGGGCGTGGTGGCATCCAGCCGGGACGGCGACATCGGCGCCGTGTTCGGCATTGGCTTTCCGCCCTTTGCCGGCGGCCCGTTTCATTACATGCACCAGCAGGGACTCGAAACCGTTATCGCCAAAATGGAGGAATACAGCCGTAAATACGGCGAACGCTTTACGCCCTGTGAGTCGCTGCGGCAAATGGCCGAACGGGGGGAGAGTTATTACTGA
- the putP gene encoding sodium/proline symporter PutP, translating into MTIELPILITFVGYLVLTMLIGVVAYKATSSLSDYILGGRRLGPGVAALSVGASDMSGWLLLGLPGAVYLHGINQAWIGIGLVIGAWLNWLFVAKRLRVYTEQANDSLTLPDFLENRLDDKSGLIRVISALTILVFFVFYTSSGLVGGAILFEKVFGLSYLTALFVGGAVIVSYTFMGGFLAVSWTDFFQGILMLLALVIMPWAVMNELGGMEQTMATLDGMGEHKLDLFHEFSLLSGLSLMAWGLGYFGQPHILARFMAIDSPRSVPLSRRIAMSWMILSLLGALGVGLAGAVYFSGAPLENPETVFLALANAVFNPWVAGFLIAAIMSAIMSTIDSQLLVCSSALTEDFYKRWLRPQASDYELVWVGRLAVLAVAILALVIAMDPQTTVLGLVSYAWAGFGAAFGPVIILSVFWPRLTRNGALAGIILGALTVIGWKQLEGGLFDLYEIVPGFVVCALACILVSRADKEPSKAVVLSFRRMESDL; encoded by the coding sequence ATGACCATTGAACTCCCTATTCTCATTACCTTTGTCGGCTACCTGGTGCTGACCATGCTGATTGGCGTGGTCGCCTACAAGGCCACCAGCTCGCTGAGCGATTATATTCTGGGCGGTCGCCGCCTGGGGCCGGGCGTGGCCGCCCTCAGCGTGGGCGCCTCGGACATGAGCGGCTGGCTGCTGCTGGGCCTGCCCGGTGCCGTGTATCTGCACGGCATCAATCAGGCCTGGATTGGCATTGGCCTGGTGATCGGGGCCTGGCTCAACTGGCTCTTCGTGGCCAAGCGGCTGCGGGTGTATACCGAGCAGGCCAACGACTCCCTGACCCTGCCCGACTTTCTGGAAAACCGGCTGGACGATAAAAGCGGCCTGATCCGCGTGATCTCGGCCCTGACCATACTGGTGTTTTTCGTGTTTTACACCTCCTCCGGTCTGGTGGGCGGCGCCATTCTGTTTGAAAAGGTGTTTGGCCTGTCTTACCTCACCGCCCTGTTTGTGGGCGGCGCGGTGATCGTGAGTTACACCTTTATGGGCGGTTTTCTGGCGGTGTCCTGGACCGACTTTTTCCAGGGCATTCTGATGCTGCTGGCGCTGGTGATCATGCCCTGGGCGGTCATGAACGAGCTGGGCGGCATGGAACAGACCATGGCCACCCTGGATGGCATGGGTGAGCACAAGCTTGACCTGTTCCATGAATTTTCGCTGCTGAGCGGCCTCAGCCTGATGGCCTGGGGCCTGGGTTATTTTGGCCAGCCTCATATTCTGGCGCGCTTCATGGCCATTGACTCGCCCCGCTCGGTACCGCTGTCGCGCCGCATTGCCATGAGCTGGATGATTCTGTCGCTGCTTGGTGCCCTGGGTGTGGGCCTGGCCGGTGCCGTGTATTTCAGCGGTGCGCCGCTGGAGAACCCGGAAACCGTGTTCCTGGCCCTGGCCAACGCCGTGTTCAACCCCTGGGTGGCCGGCTTCCTGATTGCCGCCATCATGTCGGCCATCATGAGTACCATCGACTCCCAGCTGCTGGTGTGCTCTTCCGCCCTGACCGAAGACTTTTACAAACGCTGGCTGCGCCCCCAGGCGAGTGATTACGAGCTGGTATGGGTCGGCCGCCTGGCGGTGCTGGCAGTGGCCATTCTGGCGCTGGTGATCGCCATGGATCCGCAAACCACAGTACTGGGCCTGGTCAGTTATGCCTGGGCCGGTTTCGGCGCCGCCTTTGGCCCGGTGATCATTCTGTCGGTATTCTGGCCGCGCCTCACCCGCAACGGCGCCCTGGCCGGCATTATTCTGGGAGCGCTGACGGTGATCGGCTGGAAGCAGCTGGAAGGCGGCCTGTTCGACCTCTACGAAATCGTGCCCGGCTTTGTGGTCTGTGCCCTGGCCTGCATTCTGGTCAGCCGCGCCGACAAGGAGCCCTCCAAAGCCGTTGTGCTGAGTTTCCGGCGCATGGAATCCGACCTTTAA
- the fadI gene encoding acetyl-CoA C-acyltransferase FadI has product MSSTFPLTTRHGDRIAIVTGLRTPFARQATVFNGMAALDLGCMLVAELLARAPVPASEIEQLVFGQVIQMPSAPNIAREIVLGTELPVSTDAYSVTRACATSFQAMSSLAESMLAGRVEVGIAGGADSSSVLPIGVSRRLADALLALSKARTLKQKWAIVRRLRLKDLAPVPPAIAEYSTGLTMGQTAEQMAKSHGISRQAQDEFARRSHRLAAEAWQQGWLHDEVMVAHVPPFEAAVEQDNTLRPDAGPDDYARLRPAFDKRHGTVTAGNSTALTDGAAAMLMMTESRARALGLRPLGYLRSHAYAAIGVRHNMLLGPSYATPAALARAGCSLSDLDLIDMHEAFAAQTLANLQCFDSRHFAEHELGLSAPIGSVDMSKFNVLGGSLAYGHPFAATGARMITQALNELNRRGGGLALVTACAAGGLGVAMVLEAAE; this is encoded by the coding sequence ATGTCGTCGACTTTTCCCCTTACCACCCGCCACGGGGATCGCATTGCCATCGTCACCGGACTGCGCACGCCCTTTGCCCGTCAGGCCACCGTGTTCAACGGCATGGCGGCGCTCGATCTGGGCTGCATGCTGGTGGCCGAGCTGCTGGCCCGGGCCCCGGTGCCGGCCAGCGAGATTGAGCAACTGGTGTTCGGCCAGGTTATTCAGATGCCCAGTGCCCCCAACATCGCCCGGGAAATTGTGCTCGGTACCGAGCTGCCGGTGAGCACCGACGCCTACAGCGTTACCCGCGCCTGCGCCACCAGCTTTCAGGCGATGTCCAGCCTGGCCGAGTCGATGCTGGCGGGACGGGTGGAGGTGGGCATTGCCGGGGGCGCCGACTCGTCGTCGGTGCTGCCCATTGGCGTGTCGCGCCGGCTTGCCGATGCGCTGCTGGCGCTCAGCAAGGCCAGGACCCTGAAGCAGAAGTGGGCCATAGTGCGCCGGCTGAGACTCAAGGATCTGGCGCCGGTGCCGCCGGCCATTGCCGAGTATTCCACCGGCCTGACCATGGGGCAGACCGCCGAGCAGATGGCCAAGAGCCACGGCATTTCCCGCCAGGCGCAGGATGAGTTCGCTCGTCGCTCCCACCGGCTTGCCGCCGAAGCCTGGCAGCAGGGCTGGCTGCATGACGAGGTGATGGTCGCCCATGTGCCGCCCTTTGAAGCGGCGGTGGAGCAGGACAACACCCTGCGCCCCGACGCCGGCCCGGACGACTACGCCCGGCTCAGGCCCGCCTTTGACAAACGCCACGGCACCGTCACCGCCGGCAACAGCACGGCCCTGACCGACGGTGCCGCCGCCATGCTGATGATGACCGAAAGCCGGGCCAGGGCCCTGGGGCTCAGGCCGCTGGGCTATTTGCGCAGCCACGCCTACGCCGCCATTGGCGTGCGCCACAACATGCTGCTGGGGCCGAGTTATGCCACCCCCGCCGCCCTGGCCCGGGCCGGTTGCTCGCTGTCCGACCTGGATCTCATTGACATGCACGAGGCCTTTGCCGCCCAGACCCTGGCCAACCTGCAGTGCTTTGACAGCCGCCACTTTGCCGAACACGAGCTGGGCCTAAGCGCGCCCATTGGCAGCGTGGACATGAGCAAATTCAACGTGCTGGGCGGCTCGCTGGCCTATGGGCACCCCTTTGCCGCCACCGGCGCGCGCATGATCACCCAAGCCCTGAACGAGCTGAACCGCCGGGGCGGCGGTCTGGCCCTGGTCACCGCCTGCGCCGCCGGCGGCCTGGGCGTGGCCATGGTACTGGAGGCAGCCGAATGA
- the htpG gene encoding molecular chaperone HtpG, whose protein sequence is MTEAVHTETHGFQTEVKQLLSLMAHSLYSNKEVFLRELVSNAADAADKLRFKALSNSDLFENDGNLRVRLVIDKDNKTLTISDNGIGMTRDEVIEHLGTIAKSGTKAFFSQLSGDQAKDSQLIGQFGVGFYSAFIVADKVTVLSRAAGESADRGVRWESDGDGSFTVADIEKTGRGTDVILHLRDSELEFLDDWRLRSIIGKYSDHISIAVEMWKDGSPEQTDEDGKVTSPATEGEWEQVNKATALWTRAKGEVTDEEYQEFYKHISHDWQDALAWSHNKVEGNQEYTSLLYVPAKAPFDLYNREQKHGLKLYVQRVFIMDDAEQFMPTYLRFVKGVLDSNDLPLNVSREILQDNKITAQLRKACTKRVLSMLEQMAKNESEKYQGFWKEFGNVLKEGPAEDYANREQIAGLLRFASTHTDSDAQTVSLDDYIERMKEGQDKIYYITADSYAAASHSPHLEIFRKKGIEVLLMWERVDEWLMSHLSDYKDKQFVSVTKGELDLGELDDEETKKAQEEAREALAPLLERVKTALGDEVKEVRLTHRLTSTPSCVVAGEHDMSTQMIKLMRAAGQPVPEQKYILELNPEHSLVKKLESLEEGEQFNEWSHLLLEQAQLAEQGGLKDPAAFVARVNRLLLG, encoded by the coding sequence ATGACCGAAGCCGTGCATACCGAAACCCATGGTTTTCAAACCGAAGTCAAACAGCTGCTCAGCCTGATGGCGCACAGCCTCTATTCCAATAAAGAGGTCTTTTTGCGTGAGCTGGTGTCGAACGCTGCCGATGCTGCCGACAAGCTGCGCTTCAAGGCCCTGTCCAACAGCGACCTGTTCGAGAACGATGGCAACCTGCGGGTGCGCCTGGTCATCGACAAGGACAACAAGACCCTGACCATTTCCGACAACGGCATCGGCATGACCCGGGACGAGGTGATCGAACACCTGGGCACCATCGCCAAGTCGGGCACCAAGGCCTTCTTCAGCCAGTTGTCCGGCGATCAGGCCAAGGACTCCCAGCTCATCGGCCAGTTCGGCGTGGGCTTCTACTCCGCCTTTATCGTGGCTGACAAGGTTACCGTGCTGAGCCGGGCCGCCGGTGAAAGTGCCGATCGGGGCGTGCGTTGGGAGTCGGACGGTGACGGCAGCTTCACCGTGGCCGACATTGAAAAAACCGGCCGCGGCACCGACGTGATCCTGCACCTGCGTGACAGTGAGCTGGAGTTCCTCGACGACTGGCGCCTGCGCAGCATCATCGGCAAGTACTCCGATCACATCAGCATTGCCGTGGAAATGTGGAAGGACGGCAGCCCCGAGCAGACCGACGAAGACGGCAAGGTCACCTCACCGGCCACCGAGGGCGAGTGGGAGCAGGTAAACAAGGCCACCGCGCTGTGGACCCGCGCCAAGGGCGAGGTAACCGACGAGGAATACCAGGAGTTCTACAAGCACATCTCTCACGACTGGCAGGACGCTCTGGCCTGGAGCCACAACAAGGTGGAAGGCAACCAGGAATACACCAGCCTGTTGTATGTGCCTGCCAAGGCGCCCTTTGACCTGTACAACCGTGAGCAGAAGCACGGCCTCAAGCTGTACGTGCAGCGGGTGTTCATCATGGACGACGCCGAGCAGTTCATGCCCACTTACCTGCGCTTTGTAAAGGGAGTGCTCGACTCCAACGATCTGCCGCTGAACGTGTCCCGCGAGATCCTGCAGGACAACAAGATCACCGCTCAGCTGCGCAAGGCCTGCACCAAGCGGGTACTGTCCATGCTGGAGCAGATGGCCAAAAACGAGTCTGAAAAATATCAGGGCTTCTGGAAAGAATTCGGCAACGTGCTGAAGGAAGGCCCGGCGGAAGACTACGCCAACCGCGAACAGATTGCCGGCCTGCTGCGCTTTGCCAGCACCCACACCGACTCCGATGCCCAGACCGTGTCGCTGGATGACTACATCGAGCGCATGAAGGAAGGTCAGGACAAGATCTACTACATCACCGCCGACAGCTACGCCGCCGCCAGCCACAGCCCGCACCTGGAAATCTTCCGCAAGAAGGGTATTGAAGTGCTGCTGATGTGGGAGCGCGTGGACGAGTGGCTGATGAGTCACCTGAGCGACTATAAAGACAAGCAGTTTGTGTCGGTGACCAAGGGCGAGCTGGATCTGGGCGAGCTGGACGACGAGGAAACCAAAAAGGCCCAGGAAGAAGCCAGGGAAGCCCTGGCCCCGCTGCTGGAGCGGGTGAAAACCGCCCTGGGTGACGAGGTGAAGGAAGTGCGCCTGACCCACCGCCTGACCAGCACCCCATCCTGTGTGGTGGCCGGTGAGCACGACATGAGCACCCAGATGATCAAGCTGATGCGCGCCGCCGGCCAGCCGGTGCCGGAGCAGAAATACATTCTCGAGCTGAACCCTGAGCACAGTCTGGTGAAAAAGCTGGAAAGCCTGGAAGAAGGCGAGCAGTTCAACGAATGGTCCCACCTGCTGCTGGAGCAGGCCCAGCTGGCCGAGCAGGGCGGCCTGAAAGATCCCGCCGCCTTCGTGGCCCGGGTCAACCGTCTGCTGCTGGGCTGA
- a CDS encoding DUF3379 domain-containing protein — MDDLEFRRRAYADPDDKSPEFLSACAANAGNRQFLDEMKAFNRKLSHALAEPVPAALPDKLMLSHLLRQPDRHVPGWRHLAVAASVAFALGFTTRFVTFSPQAAAEPPSVSQVAMQHVLREMPFTHYIDEEVTLTTVNAKLRPYGTQLHDMAEIGKVYYANHCMFAGGPAAHLVIQGEHDRVHVFLVPMERVMQLEPRFSENNLHGEVMPMSYNRLVVVSDRREDVHRMAQKVKASLEKAI; from the coding sequence ATGGATGATCTGGAATTCCGCCGCCGGGCCTATGCGGATCCCGATGACAAAAGCCCCGAATTTTTATCCGCCTGTGCCGCCAATGCCGGCAACCGCCAGTTTCTGGACGAGATGAAGGCGTTCAACCGCAAGCTGTCCCACGCGCTGGCAGAGCCGGTGCCGGCGGCCCTGCCCGACAAGCTCATGTTGTCGCACCTGCTGCGCCAGCCCGATCGTCATGTTCCCGGCTGGCGCCACCTGGCCGTGGCCGCCTCGGTGGCCTTTGCCCTTGGCTTTACCACCCGCTTTGTGACCTTTTCCCCCCAGGCGGCGGCCGAGCCGCCCTCGGTGTCGCAGGTGGCCATGCAGCACGTATTGCGGGAAATGCCCTTCACCCATTACATCGACGAGGAAGTGACCCTCACCACGGTCAACGCCAAGCTGCGCCCCTATGGCACTCAGCTGCACGACATGGCGGAAATCGGCAAGGTGTATTATGCCAACCATTGCATGTTTGCCGGCGGCCCGGCGGCTCACCTGGTGATTCAGGGCGAGCACGACAGGGTGCATGTGTTTCTGGTCCCCATGGAGCGCGTGATGCAACTTGAGCCGCGCTTCAGCGAAAACAACCTGCACGGCGAAGTGATGCCCATGAGTTACAACCGGCTGGTGGTGGTGAGCGATCGCCGCGAGGATGTTCACCGCATGGCCCAGAAGGTCAAGGCATCGCTGGAAAAGGCCATTTAA
- a CDS encoding EAL and HDOD domain-containing protein, whose protein sequence is MDNYSFVARQAILDVNGNPLGYELLFRLGLENRFPDICAEQATRRLIAEQFLSEKIDDLVGSAMCFVNFPETLLEEGLVDGLKQHNMVVEILESAKPTARLLKRVKQLSAMGMKVALDDHVPGEGWHEFLPYLDFIKLDLRQLSLEQCRHLIEQYSCFGSLRFIAEKVETREEFDAARQAGFHYFQGYYFQQPQVIKRRLLTTDEATAFELLAAVSEQHIDYDRLTALFSRDLPLTYNLLRYVNSLHLGYKRRSIENLRNAIVYLGQEQLKRFTAMVMTAYISKKKNRELYRLSIVRARWCELLAGHLNRDMADDAFMCGLFSLLDVLLERPLADILPQLPVSDAVRQALESGKGQLGFLLATIREHERADWTRLQQRLDFMGMKPDINAQCYEEAVRWSNRIAAHQE, encoded by the coding sequence ATGGACAATTACAGTTTCGTCGCGCGCCAGGCCATCCTCGATGTGAATGGCAACCCGCTGGGTTATGAACTGCTGTTTCGGCTTGGCCTTGAAAATCGTTTTCCCGACATTTGTGCCGAGCAGGCCACCCGCCGACTGATTGCCGAGCAATTTCTCAGTGAAAAAATCGACGATCTGGTCGGCTCCGCCATGTGCTTTGTCAACTTTCCCGAAACCTTGCTGGAAGAAGGGCTGGTGGACGGACTGAAACAGCACAACATGGTGGTTGAAATCCTTGAAAGCGCCAAACCCACCGCCCGCCTGCTGAAGCGGGTAAAACAGCTGAGCGCCATGGGCATGAAGGTGGCGCTGGACGACCACGTGCCGGGCGAAGGCTGGCACGAATTTCTGCCCTACCTCGACTTTATCAAACTGGATCTGCGCCAGTTGTCACTGGAGCAGTGCCGTCACCTTATTGAACAATATTCCTGTTTCGGCTCGTTGCGCTTTATCGCGGAAAAGGTGGAAACCCGGGAAGAATTCGATGCGGCACGGCAAGCGGGATTTCATTATTTTCAGGGGTATTACTTTCAGCAACCCCAGGTCATTAAACGCCGCCTGCTGACCACGGATGAAGCCACCGCCTTTGAACTGCTGGCCGCGGTCAGCGAGCAGCACATCGACTACGATCGCCTGACCGCGCTGTTCAGCCGGGATCTGCCCCTCACCTACAACCTGCTGCGTTATGTCAACAGCCTGCACCTGGGCTACAAACGCCGCAGCATTGAAAATCTGCGCAATGCCATCGTCTACCTGGGTCAAGAGCAACTCAAGCGCTTTACCGCCATGGTGATGACTGCCTACATCAGCAAGAAGAAAAACCGCGAGCTGTATCGCCTGTCCATTGTCCGCGCGCGCTGGTGCGAGCTGCTGGCCGGGCACCTGAACAGGGACATGGCCGACGATGCCTTTATGTGCGGCCTGTTTTCACTGCTGGATGTGCTGCTGGAACGCCCGCTGGCGGACATTCTGCCCCAGTTGCCGGTGTCCGATGCCGTGCGCCAGGCCCTTGAAAGCGGCAAGGGACAGCTGGGCTTTTTGCTCGCCACCATACGCGAGCATGAGCGTGCGGACTGGACCAGGCTGCAGCAGCGGCTCGATTTCATGGGCATGAAACCCGACATCAACGCCCAGTGCTACGAAGAGGCCGTGCGCTGGAGCAACCGCATTGCCGCTCACCAGGAGTAG
- a CDS encoding sigma-70 family RNA polymerase sigma factor produces MMIKQKRYEALVYALHGDLFRYAFWLCHDRQVAEDLVQETFLRAWKALDSLKEEKAAKAWLITILRRENARRFERKQFDLVDIETTAVPDRKSPGLEQDMENEWLRRHIAGLAPEYREPLLLQVIGGFSGEEIAGILDLNKNTVMTRLFRARNQLREALEQDKQARGLSNG; encoded by the coding sequence ATGATGATAAAACAAAAGCGTTACGAGGCTCTGGTGTATGCCCTGCATGGCGATCTGTTCCGCTATGCCTTCTGGCTGTGCCACGACCGGCAGGTGGCTGAAGACCTGGTGCAGGAGACCTTTTTGCGGGCCTGGAAGGCGCTCGACAGCCTGAAGGAAGAAAAAGCCGCCAAGGCCTGGCTGATCACCATATTGCGCCGGGAAAATGCCCGCCGCTTTGAGCGCAAACAGTTCGATCTGGTCGACATCGAGACCACGGCGGTGCCCGATCGCAAATCGCCGGGGCTGGAGCAGGACATGGAAAACGAATGGCTGCGCCGGCATATTGCCGGGCTGGCCCCCGAATATCGTGAACCGCTGTTGCTGCAGGTGATCGGCGGTTTTAGTGGAGAAGAAATTGCCGGAATACTGGATTTGAACAAGAACACCGTAATGACCCGCCTCTTTCGCGCCCGCAACCAGTTGAGAGAGGCCCTGGAGCAAGACAAACAAGCAAGAGGTCTCAGCAATGGATGA